The Amblyomma americanum isolate KBUSLIRL-KWMA chromosome 6, ASM5285725v1, whole genome shotgun sequence genome has a window encoding:
- the LOC144095001 gene encoding uncharacterized protein LOC144095001 encodes MEYYVYVKLLEDDVKKIAKSRNVKGFRLADVDDFRAGEIYIVYWEGDKKTSGGYYDAKILHMSESKEEMDAFIADKAQHAKLKRQGPPENICRLFKEPRHR; translated from the exons ATGGAGTACTACGTGTACGTAAAACTCTTAGAGGACGACGTGAAAAAAATCGCAAAGTCGCGCAACGTAAAAGGGTTCCGGCTGGCCGATGTGGACGATTTTAGAGCGGGGGAAATCTACATCGTTTACTGGGAAGGCGACAAAAAAACTAGCGGAGGCTATTACGACGCCAAAATACTCCACATGTCAG AGTCCAAAGAAGAAATGGACGCATTTATTGCAGATAAAGCGCAGCATGCAAAGTTGAAGCGCCAGGGACCACCAGAAAAT ATATGCAGGCTTTTCAAGGAGCCGCGACATCGGTGA